ACTCGGAATTTTTCAGAAGCCTGGTAAGATCTCCTCTGACCACGTTCTTTTCCGTTTCCGGGATCCGACTGCAATTCAATAAGATCAGAAGAAGAATCGATCGAATCAAGACCTTCTTGCAACTGAAGAACGTTCGGTATAAGAACATGAATCCAGGAAAATCGTTTCCTTCCTCTCGACAACTGAAAAGAAACCCCTTCGAACCGTGAATTTTTAACAAATGAAATTTTTTTCTCTTTCCAAAGGATCGTTTCCGTTTATAACACGTTTCGCTATGTCATGGAGTAATTCTTACAATCTACAGGATGATACCTTCGCAGGAAGCGGAGGATCAAAGATCTTTTATCGCACCTATCAGCCCAAGGAAGGGAGAAAGGGAAACCGAGTTCTCGTGGTTCAACACGGAATCGGAGAACACAGTGGTCGTTATGAATTTTTAGTAGAAGCTCTCGCCGGAACCGGTACCGCTCTCTACTTAATCGATTCTCGCGGACACGGACGATCCGAAGGAAAACGAGGAGCCGTAGATTCTTTTTCGGACTTTCTTTCCGACTTGGACAAACTCATCGCGATCGCGAAGGAAAAAGAGAAGGTCTCTAAGGTCACACTCTTAGGACATTCTATGGGAGCTGCGATCGTGACTCTTTATGCGGAAGAAGGAACCAATCAGGGAAATCTCAACGCATTGATCGTCTCCGCGCTTCCGATCCGGGCTAAAATGGATTTAAGCCTAAAAGTAAAAAAAGGAATCGCACCTTTCATTTCGGAAATTTTGCCGAATCTTACTTTGCCAACCGGGTTAGACGTAAATGCACTCAGCCGCGATCGAGCGGTCGTAGAGGCCTATAAAAAAGATCCATTGGTTCATGGAATGGCATCGAGTTATCTCGGAAATATGCTTCTCAATTCGGAAACACCGATTCTTGGAAACGCTGGAAAAATCAAAATTCCGATTTATATCTTTCATGGAAAAGAGGACGCAATCGCGATTTACACGGGAAGCGAAGCCTTCTATGCAGTGGTCGGTTCTTCCGATAAAACTTTGAAAATCTACGACGGCCTTTATCACGAAACCATGAACGAACGTTTAGAAGATAGAACCAAAGTTCTTTCGGATCTCAAGAATTGGTTTGAGTCCCATAGTAATTAACAGACAGAACGTTTGTTCTGTTTTTTCCTAAAAAAATCATCGACCGGATTCTTCTTTTCTGGTAACATTGAATCCGGTCGAAAGCCCTTTTTTTAAAAACAATTCTCAGGAACTTTATATGTCAGTAAAAGGAATATCCAAAGACCTGATCGGAACCAAGCTGGATCGCTACGAATTCGACGTAGAGAAAGGAAAGATCCGCGAGTTCTGTCAGGCGATCGGGGAAACCAACCCGATCCATCTCGATTTAGAAGCCGCTAAGAAAGCGGGATACGAAGAAATCCCTGCTCCTCCGACCTTTGCAACCGTGATCCAGTTCTGGGGTTATCCAAAGATTTGGCAAGACATGGAAAACATGGGAGTCGATACGTCTCGGATTCTTCACCTCAAAGAAAAATATACGTATCTCAAACCCATTCTTCCCGGAAGAGTTTCTTCTCAGGGAGAATGTATAAACGTTACTGTCGGAAAGATGGATACGATGACTTTCAAAACTACGATTCGAAACGCTAAAGGCGAATCGCTTGTAGAAGCGGAAATGTCTATTTTCATCAGAAAACCGGAGGCTTGATATGAGTAAGATTGATTTTGATAAAATTGAAGTCGGATATGAACTTCCTCCTTTCAAAACGGATGTGATCACGCACGCAAATCTAGTACGTTATGCGGGAGCTTCCGGAGATTTTAATCCGATCCACAACGACCCCGACTTCGCGCGTAAGACGGGACTCGACGGAACGATCGCACACGGGATGTATGTGATGGCTCAACTCGGAAGACTCTGTACTTCTTGGGCGGATCAAAAACAAATCCGAGAGTTCGGAGTTACTTTTAAGAATATGACTAAGCCGGGACAAAAGCTTACTTGCACCGGGAAGGTAAAACGGAAGAAGGAAGAAAACGGCGAAAAGCTGATTACGGTTTCGTTAGAAGCGGCCGACGATTCCGGAGAAGTAAAATGTTCCGGTGAACTCGTGGTTGTAGCTTAAACTTTTTTTGTAGAATACGATTCCACTGCTATGACGGTTATATCGTCGTAGCGTGGATTGTCTCCCCTCGTCAATTCTTCGATCTTAATGATCTCTTGAATCAAAACGGTAAGATTGTTCTCTCTTCCTTCGTGAAGACATTTCGTAATCAATTCCATATTGTATTGTTTGGTATTTAAGGAATCCTTCATACGATTTTCGATCAACCCGTCCGAAAACAAAAGCAAGCGAGAACCCGTCGGAAATGGAATGGTCTTGGACGCAATCTCGAGAGATTCAAAAAGTCCAAGGATCGGCCCCGTCTTATGAATCAATGAAGGAAATTCATTGGGCATTTGTAGAATTTGATCCGGATG
This is a stretch of genomic DNA from Leptospira tipperaryensis. It encodes these proteins:
- a CDS encoding alpha/beta hydrolase gives rise to the protein MSWSNSYNLQDDTFAGSGGSKIFYRTYQPKEGRKGNRVLVVQHGIGEHSGRYEFLVEALAGTGTALYLIDSRGHGRSEGKRGAVDSFSDFLSDLDKLIAIAKEKEKVSKVTLLGHSMGAAIVTLYAEEGTNQGNLNALIVSALPIRAKMDLSLKVKKGIAPFISEILPNLTLPTGLDVNALSRDRAVVEAYKKDPLVHGMASSYLGNMLLNSETPILGNAGKIKIPIYIFHGKEDAIAIYTGSEAFYAVVGSSDKTLKIYDGLYHETMNERLEDRTKVLSDLKNWFESHSN
- a CDS encoding FAS1-like dehydratase domain-containing protein, producing MSVKGISKDLIGTKLDRYEFDVEKGKIREFCQAIGETNPIHLDLEAAKKAGYEEIPAPPTFATVIQFWGYPKIWQDMENMGVDTSRILHLKEKYTYLKPILPGRVSSQGECINVTVGKMDTMTFKTTIRNAKGESLVEAEMSIFIRKPEA
- a CDS encoding MaoC family dehydratase, encoding MSKIDFDKIEVGYELPPFKTDVITHANLVRYAGASGDFNPIHNDPDFARKTGLDGTIAHGMYVMAQLGRLCTSWADQKQIREFGVTFKNMTKPGQKLTCTGKVKRKKEENGEKLITVSLEAADDSGEVKCSGELVVVA